One Papaver somniferum cultivar HN1 unplaced genomic scaffold, ASM357369v1 unplaced-scaffold_135, whole genome shotgun sequence genomic window, TGTCCAACGGCTCCTTGCCATAGTAGTATTTGTTGTTGCTAGGTAAACATCCAATAGGTCCTGTGTTATGCACCCAAAACACCCTTGCACCTTCACCGTAAAGTTGCTGCGACAAAAATCAAAAGTACATTAGAGAACTATGGTATAAGTTGTCACTAACAAATGCCTATGATGCTAGTTTCTTTGTACCTGTACTGCTGTGGAGAACAGATCAAGGATTTCAGGAATTATAGCACGTGCTCCTTCTGGTGTAGATAAACCAAATTGAAGATCGTTTTGCCCGATGTCGAGTGTGTATAAAGCCTTGGAGAAATCTTCTGGTTTCGGTAAATCTGCTTTAACTGAACATAGAGAACAATATATGTTTAAAGCTGTAAAAACTAGACTGGAGACCAAATCTTAAACCAAAATGTTCTTTGTACAgatttacaaaaataaatgatgGAAAGGTTACAATTGACTCTGACCTTTTTCCTGTTGGGTAGAGTTAACAATGTCAATGGTTCGAGCTTTAAATTGTCGGAATTGAGCTATCTGGACGTCAAGATGAAATGGGCTATAACCCTTGTCTTTTCTTATGGGTGATCCTCCGGTTGCAAAATTGGCTCCATTTTTGAAACTACTCAATGCAAGTGAGTCCAGATATGCTCTTAAGTAGGCTAAACCCAATTCCTCGGCTGCAGCATCCACCGAGATTGCAATCGTCCGGCATCATTAGCATGCAGCAACAAAACATCATTAGTGTATTCATAAGCTATAACTACTAGAAAGTACGCACCGCAAATCTGACTGCATTAAGTAAATTAGCAAATCTTAAAAGGAAAACTAATACTGCATACCCATAAAATCAACAATAAGACGACCATCACAGGCCCTTCCAGACGGCTTTCCAAAGAAAGTTTCTCCATTTGGAGTACCGATCGGATAAAATGCAGCTGAATGACCTCCAGTGTCCGAGTTTGAATCTCCAAAATTGAAAACCGCAGGGAAATTGCACGTCTTCAACGTTGATTTAAAACCATTATCATCAATATTCTTACCTACTGCAGATAATCCTCCTATTCCAttagaactaaaaacaagaaCCCAAAACAAGAAAACGAAGAGGAAACCAGACATCTGAAATTCTTTTCGGAAAACCATGTCTATGTCTTTATGAAATGTTAAAAGATGAAGTTAGAAAGAAAGAGAGATGAGGGGATAGATGAATTGTAGACTCTATTCTTCCTACTACTACCTGTATATATAACCCATTCAATGTCTtctagaaaaatcttagtgcatgcagttagaaagaaagaaaatgacaaTCACTAAACTTGACCTTTAACTGAATGCAGTAAGACATAAATTCACATGCGAATAGTGGGCCTAATCAGAAAAACTTTTACAGCTGGAGTTAGTGAAAGTGACAGTCACTGAGCCTAAACACAGCTTTGCTAATCGACTACCACAACCAACTACCAGTTTATTGAACTTAATTACCCAAAGTAACTAACTTTGTATCTACCGCCTAAATAAAGGACTGAGATTTTAAACATGCGTGGGTGGGGTCAGTAAGCGCTACATTTTTAGCATCTCCAACTAATAAAGAATAAAGAAACTCAAGACCTTTACCTGGAAAAAAAAGAGTTAATATCATTCTCCAAGTTTCTTTTGTTtc contains:
- the LOC113333924 gene encoding GDSL esterase/lipase At5g14450-like; amino-acid sequence: MVFRKEFQMSGFLFVFLFWVLVFSSNGIGGLSAVGKNIDDNGFKSTLKTCNFPAVFNFGDSNSDTGGHSAAFYPIGTPNGETFFGKPSGRACDGRLIVDFMAEELGLAYLRAYLDSLALSSFKNGANFATGGSPIRKDKGYSPFHLDVQIAQFRQFKARTIDIVNSTQQEKVKADLPKPEDFSKALYTLDIGQNDLQFGLSTPEGARAIIPEILDLFSTAVQQLYGEGARVFWVHNTGPIGCLPSNNKYYYGKEPLDKNGCVISLNDIAQEFNRQLKSKLAQLKANLTGAAFTYVDAYTAKYNLINSAKDQGLVDPLDFCCCPGKVVVNGTVYSGPCANPLTHISWDGIHYSEAANQWVAKFILNGSMSDPSVPISQACYA